In Hevea brasiliensis isolate MT/VB/25A 57/8 unplaced genomic scaffold, ASM3005281v1 Scaf231, whole genome shotgun sequence, a single genomic region encodes these proteins:
- the LOC131176728 gene encoding uncharacterized protein LOC131176728, with product MARTKRKTPAATAASSSSSPSEDLLVAALRKKLKEKKNTPEPESTSASSNPSKVVEPARRTVNFQFKELFEFQEWMTVCECTNAYYPRLVQDFYRTLRTVDDEDKFEVVLNDSAYVISVEMIAKALKLPNDGNKISTHRDVARVPGFNLAEFENEVFPANTATSEKSTSTKAFQHIKIIHSMVNYIFCPKSGSYGYLSYLDMCIMWHIVNRVRMNLAYLIFKNMCKAYGIGKLPYAHLLTALFKELDVNVSKESSRTDLIVLREIHSDTDGRKKRFEKGGSSSAKVGSDSPSEFMSELQGLKTSINEQFSTKNHSIKLLRKFVDVVDYKVSHLLTQNEELKKMIIGLQQARETGFLTKVETAVPTNGVSYPATQVSTHGTDGGEGTRLGESPAAVAHESEQVVESEIEPAAEAPVEHASEQVVKLEVGPATDVTNEHGSEKVAEPESEPAVEPQSEQLLEPAAASTQQKEASLKDHQESAPSQLSTVAAPPAKKGRKRSKSTVSNPYQSIAAALQTPSDEDEPRI from the exons ATGGCTCGCACTAAACGCAAAACCCCTGCTGCTACTGCTGCTTCATCGTCCTCATCGCCATCTGAAGATCTCCTTGTCGCCGCATTACggaagaaattgaaggaaaagaAGAACACACCTGAACCTGAATCAACTAGTGCATCCTCCAACCCATCTAAGGTTGTCGAACCCGCCAGACGCACC gtaaattttcaattcaaagaactttttgaatttcaagaatggatGACTGTTTGTGAGTGTACAAATGCTTATTACCCTAGACTGGTTCAAGACTTTTATAGAACTCTAAGAACAGTTGATGACGAAGACAAATTTGAAGTTGTTTTGAATGATAGTGCGTATGTTATTTCTGTTGAGATGATTGCTAAGGCTTTGAAATTAcctaatgatggaaataaaatctcTACTCATAGAGATGTTGCTAGGGTTCCAGGCTTTAACTTGGCTGAGTTTGAAAATGAAGTCTTTCCTGCCAACACTGCCACCAGTGAAAAGTCCACTAGCACAAAAGCTTTTCAACATATTaaaatcattcacagtatggtgaactacattttCTGTCCTAAGTCTGGCAGCTATGGCTATTTGAGTTACCTGGATATGTGCATCATGTGGCATATTGTTAATAGAGTAAGGATGAATTTAGCTTATCTGATTTTCAAGAATATGTgtaaagcttatgggattggaaaattgccTTATGCACATCTCTTGACTGCTTTGTTTAAAGAGTTGGATGTAAATGTCTCTAAGGAAAGTTCTAGGACAGATTTGattgtgcttagagaaattcaCTCTGATACTGATGGAAGAAAGAAACGGTTTGAAAAAGGTGGTTCTTCCTCAGCTAAAGTTGGTTCAGATTCTCCAAGTGAGTttatgagtgagcttcaaggGCTAAAAACTTCTATTAATGAGCAATTTAGTACAAAAAATCATTCTATTAAACTTCTAAGAAAATTTGTGGATGTGGTTGATTACAAAGTGAGCCATTtgcttactcaaaatgaggaattaaaGAAAATGATTATAGGTCTTCAGCAGGCAAGGGAAACTGGTTTCTTAACCAAAGTTGAGACTGCTGTACCTACAAATGGTGTTTCTTATCCTGCTACTCAAGTCTCTACTCATGGTACTGATGGGGGTGAAGGTACTAGGCTTGGTGAGTCTCCAGCTGCTGTGGCACATGAAAGTGAACAAGTGGTTGAATCTGAAATTGAACCTGCAGCTGAAGCCCCTGTTGAACATGCTAGTGAACAGGTTGTTAAACTTGAAGTTGGACCTGCAACTGATGTCACTAATGAGCATGGTAGTGAAAAGGTTGCAGAACCTGAAAGTGAGCCAGCTGTTGAGCCTCAGAGTGAACAACTTCTAGAACCTGCAGCTGCCTCTACACAGCAAAAGGAAGCCTCTCTAAAGGATCACCAAGAGAGTGCTCCATCTCAACTCTCTACAGTTGCTGCACCTCCAGCCAAGAAAGGTAGAAAAAGATCTAAGTCTACGGTGTCAAATCCATACCAGTCCATAGCTGCTGCCCTTCAAACCCCCTCTGATGAGGATGAGCCACGTATATGA